In Methanothermobacter sp., the genomic stretch GCTGAGTGTTGGCATCGAGTCAGGTCTTCACAGGGTGCCGGGGTCAATCACGGGATTTGTGGATCTCCAGTGGTGCGCCATATATGATGGTGATCATGTAACACTGGGTGTGAGTGCAGGCTTTGAATACCCCCCTGTGGTGGTTGAGGAGGTCCTCTCAGGCAGGGAGGTGGGGGACGTTATGGATGAACTCACAGGTGTGGATGAACTGGGCAGGAAGAGGGGTGCTGTGAGTTTCCTCTCCCATGGGCTGCTTGACCGTGTTGGAAATACCGAGCAGTGCGTCCTCATGGCCATGATACCCCGCATGAACCCGTCACTCTATGGTCTTGAATAGGTGGTGTTTTTCCTGGAAGTCAATGAAAATGTGAAGATCTTCCTTCTGATGGTACTCATATTCTTCACAGGTTTCATCCTTAGAGCTGACACGGTTCATCTTGGAGACGTCAATGGGACTGAGAGGCCATATCTCACAGATGATCGGGGCCTTCCCTACATGTACGAACTGGACTCCTATTACAACTACCGCATCACAGAGAACTACCTGAAAAACGGTCATCCTGGGGATACACTGAGATCAGGGATTCCATGGGACTCTTATTCCTATTACCCTCCTGGAAGACCCGCTGTCTATCCACCAGTGATATCATGGGTTTCTATAATGCTCTACAGGCTTCTTGACCCCTTCACAGATATGAGCCTCTACGAGCTCTGCTTCTGGTTGCCGGCTGTTGTGGCACCCTTTGCAGGTACTGTGATGTTCTTCCTCATCAGAAAGTATGCTGGTGACGCCGCAGGGTTCGCCGGGGGCATACTGATGGTCACAGCACCCCTCTACTTTGCAAGGACAATCCCTGGCTTTTTTGATACAGACATGTTCAACTGTCTGATGCCAGCTTTAATTGTGCTTTTCTACACGGGTGTGGTGGAATCCAGGGATAAATATGGATACATCACTTCCGGGCTACTTTTTGTGGTTTCCATGCTGGTTTTCTCCCTTTCATGGACAGGGTGGCCGTTCATGTTCTATGTTACCCTTGCATCGGCCTTTATTTATTCAATCATATCATGGAGGATGGGGGAGCTTGATTTATCGTGCATCAAGAGGCTCTTCCTTCCAGTTTTACTGGCATTTCTTCTGATAGGATTATTCAATGGCCCCCAGCAGCTTTCAGGGGTTAACCCACTCGGCATCCTTGACTCAACATCATCGAGCGGGTCATGGCCAGATATCTATGAGTCGGTCTCAGAACTTGGCCACCCCTCAGTTGAGGTGTTCCTCTCTGCTGCAGGACCCCTCAACCTGGGGTTTGGTGTTTTCGGGGCTCTTGTGATTATCAGCATCTTCATAAGGGGAGATATGAGGAGGAAACATCTCCCATCATTCAACCCATTCATCCTCACCCTTTCACTGGTATGGATGCTTGCAGGGCTTACCGCATATTATATCAGTGTTCGCTTCGGTATTCTCGCAATAACCCCCCTCACATTCATATCCGGCATATTCCTTGGCGTTGTCTTCTCATATATGCGGGCCATCAGCGGTAGATGGGACTTCAGGGCGGATATTCCTGTGGTTCTCCTACTGGCCCTCATAATCTCAGTGGCCACCGTCGAGGCTGCTGAGATTGGCAGGGTTCCCTTTATAAATGATGATTTCTCGGATGCAGCGAATTTCCTGAAGGATGGAACAAAAGAGGGCACCGTTGTTGTGACTGAATGGAGCTATGGTCACTACATCACAGCCGCCGCAGAACGCCCAGTTCTTTTTGATGGGGGATCACAGAATACCCCGAGGGCCTACTGGATTTTCAGGGCATTCGAGACAGACAATGAGAGTTTATCTGTCGGAATATTAACGATGCTCACATCGTCGGGGGACTCAGCAGTCTCACTTCTAGAGAACAGGACAGAAAACACGTCAATAACGGTCCAGATACTCAACGATATCCTTGGCGTTAACAGAGGATCTGCGGAGGAGATCCTCACCACAAAGTATGGCCTTGACAGGGATTTTGTAAATAAACTCCTTGGATACACCCATCCAGAGAGGAGGAACTATGTTATTCTGACAACAGAGGGTATGCGGTACATAGGGTACTGGTACCTTTACTATGGATCATGGAACTTCACCTCAGTCACCCCCGGACCCCTCTATGAGGTTGCAGATACCGGGAGGTCTGAAATGCTGAAATCGATTGAGGGGGGCTCATGGAGGGGTAAGAGGCCCTACCGTTTCATAATAAAGGACGAAAACTCTGTGAAAAGCGTCGAAGTGAATGAATCCAGCAATTTTTCTGTTATATTCCTCCCAGATGAACGGGAGGCCATAATTATAGATAGAAGATTTGATGATTCCCTCTTCGTAAGACTGGTGCTCCTTGGGGAGGAAAGCGAACACTTCAGAAGGATATACAGAAATGGTCAGGTAACCATCTGGGGGTTGAGGTGATGTGTGGGAGGGATCTGAGGATTTCCATTATCCTCATTGCGGTTATATTCTTTCTGGGATTCTTTCTGAGGATGGAAAATGCTTTCTTTGATGATCCACTCTATACCGATGAAAACGGACTGCAGTATTTTCAGGAGAGTGACTCCTATTACAATTACCGCCTCACAGAGAACATCGTATCCGGGGGACACATGGGTGATGCTGTGATTGATGGGATGCAATGGGATCTCCACTCATATTATCCTCCAGGTGTTCCTCTGGACTACCCCCCACTACTCCCCATCATGGCCTCAACTTTATATGCACTGATCAGCGCAGTTGCACCGGTGAGCCTCCGTGGGACCTGCCTTCTCATGCCGGCCTTTACAGCTCCACTAGCGGGAATAGTATGTTTTCTCATTGTGAGAAAATTTTATGGGAACTTCCCTGGATTCGTGGCAGGTATTCTCATTGTTTCAGCCCCATTCTATCTTATCAAAACCGTTTATGGGTTCTATGATGCTGACATGCTCATTATCACAATCCCCCTAACCGCACTCCTCTTTCTTGTTGAGGCAGATTGCAGTGAAAAAAACAGGATTCTAGTATCATCATGTGCGGGATTATTCCTTTTTCTCTTCTCAATCACATGGAGCGGCTGGCAGATAATGTTTTACATACTTTTTGCATCATTTTTAGTTTGTATGGTAGTGTTTAGAAACAGTGAAAACATGAAGGATATGTTGGAGGTCTTCCTTCCAGCATTCGCTGTTCTTTTTGTTCTTCTGATAGTTCTGAATCGGCTTGAACTCATTAAGCTTTTCGTGGGACCTCTAAGATTACCTGACCTCATGAATCACTCATTATGGTACCCCTGGCCTGATTCCTATGCCACTGTTGCGGAGCTTCAGCCAGCATCTCCTGATAAAATCCTGAGGTACATATCCCCGGCGCTGATTATTATGGGCGGCTTGGGAATTCCACTTTACCTTATCCGTGGACGTGACAGTGCACCGGAAATTCTGATTATCATAATTTCTCTCTGGGTCCTCACAGGGGTGCTGATGCTCATCAAGGGCGTAAGGTTCATCATGTTCCTTATACCACCACTTTCGATATCCGCAGGGATACTAACGGGTATTGTGACAGAATATTCCTCCACTACTTTTAAAAAGATTAAAATGGTTGCCTCTTCTATCATCATAGCGCTGGTTCTGGTTCAGGTTTTCGTATCATGGGGTATGCTTGGAGATCTGAAACCCGGCTATGATGACTACTTTGAGGAATCGGCAAAGTGGATAGCTGAAAATACTTCCACTGATTCAGTTATAGTAACTGAATGGAGCTATGGCCACTTCTACACTTCTCAAGCAGATAGGCCTGTTCTCTATGACGGCAGACTGGCCTACATTGAGACCTTACCCGCCAGGACACTGTGGTATGGACCATCCATTGACCAGAGGATACCATCAACTGCCAGGGACTACTGGATCAGCAGGGCCCTCTCATCTAACGACACCACACTATCTGTAAATGTTCTGAGGATGCTCTCCAGTTCGGGTGATGAGTCATACCTTCTCCTTGAAAATTATACAGGTGACAGTGTTATGGCCCTCGAGATAATGGAGGAGATTCTTTCCCTCAAAAGGTCCCGGGCCAGAGAGGTGCTGGTGAAAAAATACGGTTTTCATGATGAAAATGCACTCAGGGTAATCAGCAGGACCCACCCCCTCAATTCACGCGAAGTAGTCATTGTGATTCCGGATCAGATGATCAACAGCATTGCCATGAGAGTGGATAGAAATTACACTGTTTCAGAGGATATATACTCCAGGATATGGGTTAGAGGAAACCACACTGAGGAGGAGGTCATCGATCCTTCAGGAAAGAGTTCACTGGTGGAGATGGATGGTGGAATGTACCTCATGAACAGAAAATACAGGAACTCACTGCTCTTAAGACTTTTGCTGGGAGTTCCTGATGACCGGTTTTCACTGGTTTATGGAAATCCAGAGATAAAGGTTTATATACTTCAGAATTAGGTTTCTGCGTTTTATGGAAATCCAGAGATAAAGGTTTATATACTTCAGAATTTTTGAACAAGTTAATCAGTTGATCGTGGTTTCACAGGCGGTGTTTATTGAATATCATTTCAGCCGGGGACCTTAGAAGTGTATAGTCACGAAAGTATTGTGGTATTTATTGAATATCATTTCAGCGCTTATCTGAGCCTCTTCCTCGATCAACAATTTAATCCTGCTCTTAGATTCCTGCGTCTGTCTGGACGTTTGTCCTTACGTCGTTTATGTCCTGTGCGGCGTTTAGGTTTGATCTGCTGAAGTATGCTCTGTAGATTAGTAGTGCGACGATTGCTATTACGATTACACCACCGAAGAGCAGTATGTATTCAGCTGCGCCCTGTCCGGCTTCATCTTTCAGGAACTTCATAATTTCACTCCTTTAGATTTTAAACACGTCGATGTATATTAATGCACTCATCTACTAATAATAGTTTTTGAGCCAAACTCTTCTAATTTATGAATTTAAAAGAGCTAATATTTTCTAAAAGTTCATCTAAAGAAGCATTCCAGACAAGAAAACTACTAGATCTGGTTTCTAGGTTTATCATGATAAGGAGCTTATTATCAGAAACCAGATAATTATAACTCGAAAATTAAATCACAATTTAATTTAAAAAAAATCTTAAGAATTTAATCAGAGTTTGTTGATCGTGGTGTCACGGGCGGTGTTGATTACTTCGCTGATGTTTCCGGCTATTGATCCAGAGATGTTGAAAATGTAGGAGCCTACGGCTATGACTATCACCAGCAGTGCTCCTACAATCAGTATCATTTCAGCGCTTATCTGAGCCTCTTCCTCGATCAACAATTTAATCCTGCTCTTAGATTCCTGCGTCTGTCTGGACGTTTGTCCTTACGTCGTTTATGTCCTGTGCGGCGTTTAGGTTTGATCTGCTGAAGTATGCTCTGTAGATTAGTAGTGCGACGATTGCTATTACGATTACACCACCGAAGAGCAGTATGTATTCAGCTGCGCCCTGTCCGGCTTCATCTTTCAGGAACTTCATAATTTCACACCTCCATTAATTCACCAGTTCTGGCTTGTTCTATCTTATGTTGTTAACCACTTATAAATTTAGTGGATAACCTTTCCATTTTAACCATCCATTTCACATCGATATAAATATATTTAAATGGTTTTGTTCATAATATCACAAAGGTGATGCAATGCCGCGGAAGTACAACATTGACAGGGTGATACTTGAAATCCTCCAGGACGGAGATCTTAGCAGGGCAGAGATTGTAGATAGGATAAGATCCAGAATCGAGTTCAGTGTCACCGATAAGACAATAAATGAGGCCATCTTCAAGCTTCTAAAGGCCAGCAGGATAACCGTCACAGGCTATGACCTTGGCATATACAATGGTGTTGATAGGGTGCAGTCCCTTAAACCTGATGGCATAATGTTTGGTCTTGTGCAGAGGGATCCCCTTGAGATGAACCTCTTAATAAGAAAACTTGAATCTGAAAACCTGCATGAATCAGAATCAGCGCTTAACAAACTCAGAAAGATATTCAGGGCTAAAACAGCCAAAATTGGAGTTGATGCCGAGGACATATTTGGAATGATAATAAATGAAATACTGTCCCTGGACCCTGACCAGAAGCGTATCATGACACAGAAACTTGCCTATGCCCTGAGTGACGAGGATGATGCCCATGAGCAGCTCAGGCACCTTATAACATACTTTGAGATCAGGGCAGGGAACATGTGATTATCCGCTGTTTACGCTTTCCCTGACATTGTTGAGGTCCGTGGCCACATTAAGAGGATTAGTTGTTTTTATGTACTCTGTATAGATCAGAAGGGTTGCTATCGCAATAACAATCACACCACCAAAGAGAAGTATATACTCAGCGGCTCCCTGACCGCATTCATCAAAAACTATGATCACTGAAATACACCCCAATTAATTTTATACATCATTTTATAAAAACCGGATCATATAAACTTTCACCCTAAAAAACCTTTTATAAATGAATGCAGATAATAAGATATTAATTTAAACCATAGTAATTCCTGGGAGCGGGAGGCATTCAATGATATATTTACTGGTTACATTTGCTGGAATCTTAATGATATTTGCTGGCCTTTACTTCATGTCCCTTGGCTTTGCGACACCACCGGATATTTTCATGTTCTTTCTGGGTCTCATTCTCTTTGTACCTGGTCTTATAATCACCCTTCTATTTGCAGGAAGAATAGACCTGGAATCTATTAAAGCTGCATCAGAGAAAAAACCCCCTAAAAAGAAGGTTAAACCTGCTAAAAGGGCTCCTGTTAAAAGACAGCCCACCTTTAAGGCTCCTGAGGCTGTTGAGGGGAGTCCTGAGAAGAAGGTTGTTGGTGTTGGGCGTTCAACTTTGAAGGCTCCTGAGGCTGTTGAGGGGGCTCCAAAAAGGAGAATCCCTTCGGTACTTAAAGAAAAACCAGAAAAGGAATATGAAGGTTCGGAAAAGAGTGTTCCTGAAACATCAGCTGGAGCCAAACCGGTCGCAGCCGAAACACCCACGAAGGAATCAGAGGATATAAAATCCTCTACTGAAGGGTCATCGGCATCAGAGTCCATATCTTCAGAGCCGTCAAAGATAGCCCCTATCAGGAAAATCACTCCTGAAAAGGCCATAAAACCCGTTCCCAAAAAGAAATCTCCTGACATGACTTCAGAGGAGGTTTCTAAAACCGAAGCCACTAAATCTCCCCGTAAAAGACTGTTCAGCCTTCCAAAACTGAGAAAGGGTAAGGAGGATGCATCTGAAAAGGGCAAGGGCCTACCACCTAAAAAGGAAGCACAGAAACCAGTAAAACCAGCCCCGGTCAGAAGAACACCCTCAAAGACAGACAACAGCTACGTGACAGAGAGGCTAAAAAAACTCAAGCAGGAATATATTGAAAATGTGGATGATGTTGAGGACCTCCTCGAGGACAGGCTGGATTCATTCAAGGGAGCCATAAACAGGATAAGGGCTGAAACAAGGGAGCCGAGCATAATATGGTCATTTGATGCATCAGATGTGCAGGATGCAATGAGGGAGACCATAACTGCTGCTGAAGAAAGTGTTGTCCTCATGTATCCCTGGATAAGGAACATAGATGTCTCGGTGCTCAAGAAATTCATGGATACAGAGAGCCGCCTGATAATACAGGAGGCCAGTCTTGATGATGAGGCCTCTGTGGAACTCATAAAGGTCTTAATGGACAATAACGTTGAGATAAGGACCATGCCCCATATACATACCGTTGCAGCGGTTGCAGATGATAAGAACGGACTTATAATATCAACTGACCCGATATATGAGAGTTTTGAGGTTGGTGTTATCTACAAGGACAAGAAATCCATATCTGAAATTAAAAAACTCTTTGAGGAGGCATGGAATCTTTCAGATGAAATCAACCTGGAGGGAGTTTAGTGAAAATTCAGTGGTTTGGACACTCGGCATTTGAAATAACATCAGATGACACAAAGATACTCATAGACCCGTTCATAAGCAACAACCCTGTCTGCAGCACTGCGGTGGAGGAACTTGACCCTGATATCATCTGTGTAACCCATGGCCACGCAGATCACCTGGGCGATGCCATGGAAATAGCCGACAGGTCAGGGGCCATCTTGATAGCTAACCACGAGCTTTCGGTTTTCTTTGGAAGGCAGGGGCTTGAAAGTAACGGTATGAACATCGGCGGAACTGTTTCTGTTGATGGAGTCACCATAAGGATGGTGGATGCCAAGCACTCCTCAGATATAGACTTCACAGAGGAGGTCACATCAGGTGGAAGCGCATGCGGTTACATCATTGAAACCCCTGAGGGGAAGGTGTACCATGCAGGTGATACAGGACTGTTCGCGGATATGAGGGATGTTATAGGTGCCATTTACCGGCCCGAAATTGCACTTCTACCCATAGGGGACCGCTACACAATGGGTCCAGAGGACGCATCCATCGCCGTGGAATGGATAAAACCAGAAAGGGTGTTTCCCATGCACTACAACACCTTCCCGGTAATTGAACAGGACCCGGAGATCTTTGTTGAGATGGTAGGGAGAACCTCCCCTGACACAGAGGTCGTTGTCCTTGAGGTTGGGGGAGTCTATGAAGATTAATCATAAAGAAGTGATAAGGATGGCAAATTTTTTCACCAATTTCCTTGATAAACTGCTCGGAAGAAACAAGAAACTGAAGATAGGACTCTACGGCCACCCAAATTCCGGTAAAACAACCCTTGCAAACAGGATGTGTGAGGACTGGCTTGGAAAACCCCTTGGGCTGACATCAGAGATACCACACGAGACAAGAACGGTGTACAAGCAGGAGAGAATCACCATAGAGAGGGATGGGGCGGAGCTTGACTTTGATATCATTGACACGCCGGGAATAGCAACAAAGGTTGACTACAAGAACTTCCTTGAATTTGGCCTGTCAGAGCAGGAGGCCAAGGAACGGGCTAAGGAGGCCACCAAGGGGATAATTGAGGCAATAAAATGGCTTGACGACGTTACCGGTGTACTCCTTGTCATGGATTCATCACAGGACCCTCTGACACAGGCGAATATAACAATAATAGGGAACCTTGAGGCGAGGAAGATACCCTTCCTCATAGTTGCAAACAAGATAGACCTCCCTGAGTCATCTCCGGAGAGGATCATATCTGTTTTCCCCCAGCATACGGTTGTCCCTATCTCGGCACTGCACGGTGAAAACACAGAGGACCTTTACATGCAGATGGTTAAAAAATTCAGGTGAGGGGTTAAAATGGATGGCTTGAAAATGGATTTTCTTTCATCAGAGGCTCTTGAGGATAAAAGCAGCATGGAAAAGATCTCAATGATCATAGACCGTGTAAAGGATGGGGACATACTGGTTCTGGAGGGAAGTCTTTCACCCTCAGAGGAGGCTGAACTCATAGAGACCACCATGAGAGAGATCGACGTTGAGAACTTTGTGGGAATAGACATATATACACTTGAAAAGGATGAGAAGGCATTTCTGGGACTCTCAAAGAGAAGGACAGTTGGACTCACCATAATAGGACCTGCCAATGTCATGCGAACAGTCAAGAGGAAGTCAAACTTCCTCTCAATGATTGCAGAGATCGGTGATTCAGGTGCATCAGTGCATTAAGTGCGGGGAGAAGTTCAGGTCTTCAGAGGAACTAAAGAATGGATGTCCAAAATGTGGAAGCAGGTACTTCAGGTATGTGGCCGACAGGAGGGACCCTGAACCTGTGGGGGACCCCATTGAGACCATAATGGTCAGGAAGAACGGTATATATGAGGTTAACCTGACATCCCTCCTTGAGGATGACTCAATAATCGTCTCTGATGAGGAGGGCAAATACTTCATTGACCTGAACTTCCTGCTCAAGAAGAACCTTAAGAGGAGGGTTAAATAACTTAATCTCATGTAACAATGTCGCCCTTTCCAGGTGGAAGGACCCTTACAAAGTCCTCAAGCTGGAATAGATTCTCAGGATCAATTTTTGATTTTATTGCCTTTGCAAGGGCCTCTTTTTTGGTGTAACCGGGTTTTACCACAACAAAATTATCTGTTCTTTTTTTCACCGCCGACGGGGGACCGCACATAACCCTTTCCCCATCGTGGTCCACCACACCAACAGCCACCTTGAGGGGAACGCCCCTTATGTAATTCCTGGTGCCCCTTATGATGAAGGCCCCCCTTGCGACGAATTCCCCGGACCTGGGAGTCTTTGAAACCTGCTCGGGGTGAACCCAGTAGACATCCAGGGACGTGAAACCCCTCGTCCATGCACTTGAAAATGACGCTGCAAAAACCGCGGCTTCCTGAATGGTTGTTTCTGGTACCTCACGGCCCTCACTTTTTATAACCACCGATGGGGCCCCATGGATATCCGAGTGGAGGTATATGTCCCTTGGCTCCATGTGCCTCTTCACCACCATCTCATTGGTCCCGGCGTCCCTTCCCCCAATTACAAGGAAGTCGTCTGATGAGACGAACCAGCGGAATTTTTCAAACCAGCGGAGTTTCCTTTTAACCCTTTTCTGGGGGACCATGATGTTTCTGAGGGCATCGTCCCTTCTCTTCTCAACCCTCTCAATTTCTTTCTCTGTTTTCTCGATTGCCTGGAGCACACCCTTTATTTTCCTTTTGGCTTTCTTGGCCTTTTCATAGTAAACCTCTGCATTCTCTGGAACCCCCAGTTTCGGGTCAATCCTTATCCTTTCACCGTCAATAAGGAGTGTCATGTTTCCCATCCCATCGATCTCCTGGATCATCTGGGCCTCCACCATTCCCTTACTGCGGGCATCAGCTATTATCTTCCGTATTTCCTTCCAGGAGTATTTTTCACGGGCGTCCCTTATTGTTCTTAGCACATCCTCAATGGCTGAGTAGTGTGCATAGAGGAGGTCACCCTTTCTTGTTGAGGTATCTATTGTGTCCTGGAATTTCTGGAGGGTCTCCCTCTGTATTCTGAGTCGCTTTCTGAATTTCTCAACTTCTTTCTCCCACTCAGCCTCATGGACCTTCCTGAGTTCCTCCCTGAATATTGAACTGAAGAACTCGTCTGCAGCCTCGTTGAAGGTTTCAAAGTACTCCCTCTCCCTATCACGGTACACCATGAGTTCAATGGGGAGCACGTCACCCTCACCATTCTTTATGATGTGGGGGTTGAATTTGAGGTCCCTCAGCGGCTTGAAGAGTTCATTTATTGCAGAGTCGATTTTTTCTATCTCATCTCTGCTCAGGGTGCTGGCTGCCCTTTTCTTGTCGAGACCGGACCTCAGGATGATCTCCTCTGCATAGAGACCCCCAAACCCGTTTCTTGCAAGGGTCCTTATGAGGTCGGTGTCTGAGTTTTTCAGCATCTCCTCAAGTTCACCTATCTCATATCTGAGGGGGTGGAGGCCCCTTGATGGGGGGTACTCATACCTTTCACGGGACGCTATTCGACGGTCACTCCAGGTTTTTCGTTTAAGGGGCAGTATTATCTCACCCTCCTGGTTAAGGAGTATTATGTTCCCCTTTGAGAACAGTTCCACCACGAGGGTGTATTTCTGCTCCTTCTCGATTTCTATCTCCACTATCCTGTCAAAACTGTGCTGCCGGACCTCCCTCACGATTCCACCCCTGAGGTGCTTTCGGAGGAGCATGGGGAATGATGGGGGGATCTTTGGATTTTCAGGGGGATACTCTGTTCTGTGTATCCTGACACCTGCCTGCATAACCACATCCACCCTTCCCTCTCCGGGTACATGGAATCTGATTATCACAGTGTCCCTGAGGGGCTGATAGGCCTTATCCACCCTGGCACCACTTAGAATATCATTGAGTTCCCTGGTAACTGCAAAAACATCAACGTTTGACATTGTCTTCATATTCAACACCTCGCAAGAAACAGAAGTCCGACGGCTTTAAGTATTTAATGATGGTATAATAATATCTTTCCATGGTTCGATGGAAAAGTTTTAAGACCATCAAGATAATAAAAACTCTCTGGAGGTTTTAATATGGATACTGATGCTAA encodes the following:
- the yjjX gene encoding inosine/xanthosine triphosphatase, giving the protein MRVNVGSTNPVKVKATENVLGKIFDEIEVRGVEVDSGVSDQPVGLEETVEGAINRARGAFSNCELSVGIESGLHRVPGSITGFVDLQWCAIYDGDHVTLGVSAGFEYPPVVVEEVLSGREVGDVMDELTGVDELGRKRGAVSFLSHGLLDRVGNTEQCVLMAMIPRMNPSLYGLE
- a CDS encoding STT3 domain-containing protein — translated: MFFLEVNENVKIFLLMVLIFFTGFILRADTVHLGDVNGTERPYLTDDRGLPYMYELDSYYNYRITENYLKNGHPGDTLRSGIPWDSYSYYPPGRPAVYPPVISWVSIMLYRLLDPFTDMSLYELCFWLPAVVAPFAGTVMFFLIRKYAGDAAGFAGGILMVTAPLYFARTIPGFFDTDMFNCLMPALIVLFYTGVVESRDKYGYITSGLLFVVSMLVFSLSWTGWPFMFYVTLASAFIYSIISWRMGELDLSCIKRLFLPVLLAFLLIGLFNGPQQLSGVNPLGILDSTSSSGSWPDIYESVSELGHPSVEVFLSAAGPLNLGFGVFGALVIISIFIRGDMRRKHLPSFNPFILTLSLVWMLAGLTAYYISVRFGILAITPLTFISGIFLGVVFSYMRAISGRWDFRADIPVVLLLALIISVATVEAAEIGRVPFINDDFSDAANFLKDGTKEGTVVVTEWSYGHYITAAAERPVLFDGGSQNTPRAYWIFRAFETDNESLSVGILTMLTSSGDSAVSLLENRTENTSITVQILNDILGVNRGSAEEILTTKYGLDRDFVNKLLGYTHPERRNYVILTTEGMRYIGYWYLYYGSWNFTSVTPGPLYEVADTGRSEMLKSIEGGSWRGKRPYRFIIKDENSVKSVEVNESSNFSVIFLPDEREAIIIDRRFDDSLFVRLVLLGEESEHFRRIYRNGQVTIWGLR
- a CDS encoding STT3 domain-containing protein is translated as MCGRDLRISIILIAVIFFLGFFLRMENAFFDDPLYTDENGLQYFQESDSYYNYRLTENIVSGGHMGDAVIDGMQWDLHSYYPPGVPLDYPPLLPIMASTLYALISAVAPVSLRGTCLLMPAFTAPLAGIVCFLIVRKFYGNFPGFVAGILIVSAPFYLIKTVYGFYDADMLIITIPLTALLFLVEADCSEKNRILVSSCAGLFLFLFSITWSGWQIMFYILFASFLVCMVVFRNSENMKDMLEVFLPAFAVLFVLLIVLNRLELIKLFVGPLRLPDLMNHSLWYPWPDSYATVAELQPASPDKILRYISPALIIMGGLGIPLYLIRGRDSAPEILIIIISLWVLTGVLMLIKGVRFIMFLIPPLSISAGILTGIVTEYSSTTFKKIKMVASSIIIALVLVQVFVSWGMLGDLKPGYDDYFEESAKWIAENTSTDSVIVTEWSYGHFYTSQADRPVLYDGRLAYIETLPARTLWYGPSIDQRIPSTARDYWISRALSSNDTTLSVNVLRMLSSSGDESYLLLENYTGDSVMALEIMEEILSLKRSRAREVLVKKYGFHDENALRVISRTHPLNSREVVIVIPDQMINSIAMRVDRNYTVSEDIYSRIWVRGNHTEEEVIDPSGKSSLVEMDGGMYLMNRKYRNSLLLRLLLGVPDDRFSLVYGNPEIKVYILQN
- a CDS encoding class III signal peptide-containing protein produces the protein MKFLKDEAGQGAAEYILLFGGVIVIAIVALLIYRAYFSRSNLNAAQDINDVRTNVQTDAGI
- a CDS encoding class III signal peptide-containing protein; translation: MIEEEAQISAEMILIVGALLVIVIAVGSYIFNISGSIAGNISEVINTARDTTINKL
- a CDS encoding class III signal peptide-containing protein, whose product is MIIVFDECGQGAAEYILLFGGVIVIAIATLLIYTEYIKTTNPLNVATDLNNVRESVNSG
- a CDS encoding metal-dependent hydrolase codes for the protein MKIQWFGHSAFEITSDDTKILIDPFISNNPVCSTAVEELDPDIICVTHGHADHLGDAMEIADRSGAILIANHELSVFFGRQGLESNGMNIGGTVSVDGVTIRMVDAKHSSDIDFTEEVTSGGSACGYIIETPEGKVYHAGDTGLFADMRDVIGAIYRPEIALLPIGDRYTMGPEDASIAVEWIKPERVFPMHYNTFPVIEQDPEIFVEMVGRTSPDTEVVVLEVGGVYED
- a CDS encoding Era-like GTP-binding protein — its product is MANFFTNFLDKLLGRNKKLKIGLYGHPNSGKTTLANRMCEDWLGKPLGLTSEIPHETRTVYKQERITIERDGAELDFDIIDTPGIATKVDYKNFLEFGLSEQEAKERAKEATKGIIEAIKWLDDVTGVLLVMDSSQDPLTQANITIIGNLEARKIPFLIVANKIDLPESSPERIISVFPQHTVVPISALHGENTEDLYMQMVKKFR
- a CDS encoding DUF2073 domain-containing protein, giving the protein MDGLKMDFLSSEALEDKSSMEKISMIIDRVKDGDILVLEGSLSPSEEAELIETTMREIDVENFVGIDIYTLEKDEKAFLGLSKRRTVGLTIIGPANVMRTVKRKSNFLSMIAEIGDSGASVH
- a CDS encoding Zn-ribbon domain-containing protein, which translates into the protein MHQCIKCGEKFRSSEELKNGCPKCGSRYFRYVADRRDPEPVGDPIETIMVRKNGIYEVNLTSLLEDDSIIVSDEEGKYFIDLNFLLKKNLKRRVK
- the rqcH gene encoding ribosome rescue protein RqcH gives rise to the protein MKTMSNVDVFAVTRELNDILSGARVDKAYQPLRDTVIIRFHVPGEGRVDVVMQAGVRIHRTEYPPENPKIPPSFPMLLRKHLRGGIVREVRQHSFDRIVEIEIEKEQKYTLVVELFSKGNIILLNQEGEIILPLKRKTWSDRRIASRERYEYPPSRGLHPLRYEIGELEEMLKNSDTDLIRTLARNGFGGLYAEEIILRSGLDKKRAASTLSRDEIEKIDSAINELFKPLRDLKFNPHIIKNGEGDVLPIELMVYRDREREYFETFNEAADEFFSSIFREELRKVHEAEWEKEVEKFRKRLRIQRETLQKFQDTIDTSTRKGDLLYAHYSAIEDVLRTIRDAREKYSWKEIRKIIADARSKGMVEAQMIQEIDGMGNMTLLIDGERIRIDPKLGVPENAEVYYEKAKKAKRKIKGVLQAIEKTEKEIERVEKRRDDALRNIMVPQKRVKRKLRWFEKFRWFVSSDDFLVIGGRDAGTNEMVVKRHMEPRDIYLHSDIHGAPSVVIKSEGREVPETTIQEAAVFAASFSSAWTRGFTSLDVYWVHPEQVSKTPRSGEFVARGAFIIRGTRNYIRGVPLKVAVGVVDHDGERVMCGPPSAVKKRTDNFVVVKPGYTKKEALAKAIKSKIDPENLFQLEDFVRVLPPGKGDIVT